The genome window TGATTTCAGCTTTTGACAACATTATGCAAATCTCCATTTCTAGTAATATAAATACTATATTTCAACGATAATATGAAATATTTCTTATCCTACAAAATATAATACCCAATAATACAAGTAAGATACACTTTATGGTATTTAAAGTAAAAGAGATTTTATTAGGCTATACAATGAAAAAATTAAAAACAAAGCTATAGCAATATATAGTATCTTTCTAAGAGGATTTCCAAAATTTATGGTCCATCCAAGACCAAACCTTTTATTAACCATCAATGATGGGTCATTTGGATTATTATACATGGTGCCTGCTATCCAATATTTCTCATCTTCTTCTGGCGAATAGGAAGAGTTGGATTTTAAATTTGGAGAATTAATATATAATAAAATCATTAAACAAAATTCAGTACCTATTAATTTAAATATATTAAGAAATGATTTTTCCATAAGAATATCAGGAGACCCATTTATACTCCAATGAGTAGCAATTAAGTCTGGCAGTTGATTATAATTAAATGTTAAAAAAATACTCATTCCAAAAGTAAATAGTATTGGTATTAAATACAGTATTTTAAATTTTTTTATTAGTTTATTTTTCTTATTTATAAAATCCATATCTACTATTAGTTTTGAGTCTACATCTATATGACCTAATGTAGAATAAATTTCTGATTTAAGTTTTTTAGCTTTTTTATGAACATGAATATACAATATACTTTCATAAAATAAAAAGATTATAATACCAATAAAATAAGAGAGTTCCAATTTATCAAATAGAAAAACCAGGATAAAAACTAATATAAAATCTATAATAAAGCCTAAAGATAAAAATTTTTTAAATTCTTTATCCAAATTTATAAAGTAAGTGTAGTTTTTATGTTCTTGGTCTATAGAAACTCCATAAATATGTTTTTTGCCTACAAAATAGGGCATAAAATAAAATGTAGCATACATCAAGATTAGAATCGGAAATATTGTAAATAAACATTCAATCTTACTCATAATATTTCACCTCATACTTGTCAAATAAATTTGAACTTAGTGACAAAAATTCTTCTTTGCTAATGCCTGATAAATAAGATTTTGCTACTAATAGTTCCAATTCAAGCTTATTTTTTTGACGAGCTGTATTGTCTATTTTCATTGGTAATTGAGCAACAATAGCACCTTTTCTTCTATCAATATTTAATAATCCCTCTTCTTTTAGTTCATTGTAGGATTTATTCACTGTATGTAAATTTACACCAATATTTTCAGCCATACTTCTTACAGATGGAAGTGATTCATTTATTTTCAATTCTCCTGAAGCTATAGCCTTGGTTATTTCTTCCTTAATTTGTACATAAATAGATTTATCACTATTAAAATCTAAATTTAAAACCATAAAAAACCTCCATTATGCTTTGTAAATGAAAACGATTGTTATATACATAGTATAACATAAAAAATAATAACAAACACAAAATATAAATTTATATTTTGTAAAAATTGTAATTTAAAAAATAACATAATTTTTATTAAAATAATACAGATACTATTTATAGATAGAAATAAAAATTAGAAAGGAGAAAAAATATGTTAACATATTTAATGAAAAGACAAATGCATAAAAAAGATGATGGAATGAGTAAACCAATGATGTTTACAGGAGCTGTACTTACAGGTGTAGGTGTATATGCTGTATACAAAATGGTAAAAAATCGTAAATCTAATTCTCAAATGGTCAATACAAATTATTATGGGAATAGCGATTATGATGATTATAAATATGACGAATTTGATTATGACTGTGATTGTAGAGACAAAAAACAAGATTATGAATATGAAGAACTAAAAAAAAAAGTAAAAGAATTTAATTCAAGAAGAATAAACTGTGAAAATTGTCCACATGTTTCTCAAGAAGAAATGATGCAATATGTAAATAGTGTTAAAGATGTAAAGAATGATATTGATTTACATGAAGACGATAAAAAAGATAATATTTATAAGGAAGATGAATACAAAAAATATGAAGAAGAGTAAGTAAAATTCTGTATAATTAAACAAGTAGTTGTGTTAGATTATTTAACATAAAGTTTCTAAAATGTAAGTTGTAGCTTAAGTTGAAGAAGTATCTATTATTCTTAATTGAGTTAAGTAACAACTTACATTTTTGTTTTATAAATTTTAATAACTCTTTGTGACTATTTTGTAATTATAGATATATTTTAGTATATAAGGTATTTGTGTATAATAAAAACTGTACAGGTAAATAATTTAAAATCAAAATGGAAAGAAAGGAAATAGCTATGTTAAAGTTGTTGATAGTTGAGGATGATAGTACTATATCTTTTGGAATAAAGTATGCTCTAGAACAAGAAGGATTTAGTATAGATATATCAAAGGATTTATCAAGTGGAAAAGAAATGATTTCTTCTAATGAATACAGCATGATACTGTTGGATGTTACATTACCAGATGGAACAGGTTATGAACTGTGTCAATATATAAGAGGATTCTCTCAAATTCCGATAATATTCTTGACTGCTTGTGATGAGGAAGTAAATATTGTTATGGGTCTTGATATAGGTGGAGATGATTATATAACAAAACCTTTTAGAATTAGAGAATTAATATCTAGAATAAAAGCTGTTTTGAGAAGAAAAGGTAATACTTTAGAAGAAGATAAGAAAATACTCAAATTTGGAGATTTAAGTATATATACCTTAGAAGCTAGAGTATATAAAAATGAAAAAGAAATATTTCTGACATCAGTTGAATATAAACTTCTTCTAATTCTTATACAGAACAAAAATACAGTTTTAAGTAGAACTCAAATATTGGAAAAACTTTGGGATGTAACTTATGATTTTGTAAATGATAATACTCTAACTGTTTATATAAAAAGGCTTAGAGAAAAAATAGGGGATGATTTATATAAACCAATCTACATAGAAACTGTAAGAGGTCTTGGTTATAAATGGATAGGGAGTGAAAATAGTGTTTCTATATAATCCGGAAGTGAAGAAGTTTTTAAGTAAGTATGTTATTTTGATGTTTGTTGTTATTATCATATCTGTTGGATTTAGCATAGTCAACGTGTCTATAACTAAAGATATGATTGTAAAAAACAATCAGGCTATAATAGGAACACTATCAAGTAAGTATCCAAACTTAGAAAGTGATATAGTAGATATAATAACTCAAGGAAACTCTATGGAAAATATAGATTATGGTCATAAAATATTAAGTAAGTATAATTATGATAAATCTATTAGGATAAACTCTGAGCCTATTACTTCTAAATTAGTTTTAGAGACTATCAAAATAAATATAATCTTAGTCTGTATAATATTTATTTTGATATTTGTGTTGGTTGTTAGATATTTTAAGGAAATGTACAATGATTTATCAGATATGACTAAGTATGTTTACTATAGTTCAGAGGGAAAAGCATTTGATATGAAAAATAAAAATCAAGAAGGGCAGATAGGTCTTTTAAAAACTGAACTCTTAAAGATGACAACAATTCTTAATGAAAAAGTTGAACTTTTAAAATCAGAAAAGATATTTTTAAATAATACAATTTCCGACATATCACACCAATTAAAAACCCCTATGACTTCTTTAATAATGCTGAATGATTTATTATATAATGATGTACCATATGAAGTAAAAATCGATTTTTTGAATAAGATAAAAAATCAATTAAATAGAATGGATTGGTTGATTAAAAGCATGCTTAAATTATCAAAGGTAGAAGCAAAAGTGATAAACTTTAAAAAGGATAAGATAAAATTTAGTGAACTCATACATAGAGCAATGCAATCTATGAAAATACCTATGGATATTAAAAATCAAAAATTGACTATAGAGGGAAGTGATAATGTATCTTATATTGGTGATATTGACTGGTCTGTTGAAGCATTAGTGAATATAATCAAAAATTGTATAGAACACACTCCTGAATTTGGAAATATAATTATAACTTATAAAGAAAACCCATTATTTTCTGAACTAGTAATAAAAGATGATGGCGAGGGAATAGATAAAAAAGATATACCACATGTATTTAAACGATTCTATAGAGGAAGTAGTAGTTCAAAAGAAGATAGTGTAGGAATAGGTCTTGCAATGTCAAAATCTATAGTAGAAAGCCAAAATGGAGATATATATGTAAACAGTGAAAAAGGTAAGGGTACAGAATTTCATATAATATTTCATAAAATGTACGATAGTGACTAATCTGTAATATTTAATTCACTTTATAGTAATAGTCAAAACCTAATATATGAAGTATAGAATATAAATATTGGAGGTAGTCATGGAAATTTTAAGAGTAGAAAATCTAACTAAAAGTTATGGTAAAAATGAAACAAAAGTTGATGCTATAAAAAATGTAAGTTTATCAATTGAAAAAGGTGAGTTTATATCAATAACAGGACCAAGTGGAAGTGGTAAAAGTACATTATTACATTTGCTAGGAGGAGTTGACAGACCAACTAGCGGTAAGGTTTATATAAATGATGTTGATATATATAATTTAAAAACTAAAGATTTAGCAATATTTAGAAGAAGAAATATAGGTCTTATATATCAATTTTATAACTTAATTCCAGTTTTAAATGTAAAGGAAAACATATTGCTTCCAGCAGAACTTGACAATAGAGATATTGACAAAGAATATTTAAATGATTTAATGAAAACATTAGGTCTAAATGATAGAGAAAAACATCTTCCAAACCAATTATCAGGGGGACAGCAACAAAGAACTTCTATAGGACGTGCTTTGATTAATAGACCTTCTATAGTATTAGCAGATGAGCCAACAGGTAATTTAGATAGTAAAAATTCAAAAGAAATACTAGAATTATTAAAACTGTCAGTAAAGAAATACAATCAGACTCTAATAATGATAACTCATGACAAAAACATAGCACTTCAGGCCGATAGAATTATAGGTATAGAAGATGGAATTATAAAAAGTGATGAGGTGATGTAGATGAATTTATATACATCATTAACTATTAGATATTTAAAACAAAATAAAAGAGGAACTATTGTAACTATAATTGGGATAATACTTTCAACAGCTTTAATTTGTGGTATAGGAAATATATTTGAAAGTTTCATGGATTATCAAGTAAGAGAAACTATAAAGAATGATGGAAGTTTTCATGTTACATTCCATGATGTAAACAAAAAGGATATAGAATATGTAACAAAATCAGCTGAAATAGAAAAACATGCATTTAGTAAACAAATTGGATATTCTAAATTGGAAAATAGTGAAAATGGTATATTAAGTATAAAACAGTATGATAAAAATGCCATGGAGGGATATCAAATTTCTGTAAAAGAAGGTAGATTGCCATCTAAGGTTGGAGAAATTGTTCTAAGTGAAAATGTTATTAATCTTATGGATGATAAATTAAAAATAGGAGACGAAATAATCTTAAAAGTAGGAGACATGTTTGACTCAAATAAGAAAAAGGTTGATAACATGGTATTTCATGAGGGTGATTATATAGCAAATGAAAAGGATAGAACTTTTAAACTTGTTGGTATAATTAAAAAGCCCGGATTTGAGCTTTATGATGAGATTACAACTGCTATAACTTACTTTAATCTGCTTGATTACAAAGGAACAATGAACATCTCAGTAACAGTAAAAAATCCTAAAGATGTGTATAAAATAAGTAAAAAAATAAGCAAAAACATATATCCAAATAAAGATGAAGAATCAATTTCTGATATGGTAAAATACAATGAACATTTATTAAGATTACAAGGGGCTAGTAAGTATGCAAACATAAATAGCTCTATAAAATCTATAATTTCAGTAGTAACTATTTTAGTAATTATATGTACTATTGCTACAGTATATAATTCTTTTAGTATTTCTATAACTGAACGAAAAAAACAGTTTGGAATATTAAATTCTATAGGTGCTACATCAAGCCAAATTAAAAAGTTGGTCTTAATAGAAGGTATTATAATTAGTTTAATTGGAATACCAATAGGGCTAATACCTGGAACAATAGCTATAGACTTATTATTTAAAATTATAAATAAGTATTTTACAAAATCGATTGTTACACAAATGAGTTTACAAATAGTGTATAACCCAATAATAATTATTGCTAGTATAATAATAGTTTTGTTTACAATATTTATATCAATTCTATTACCTGCAATAGCAGCTTCTAATATTTCTCCACTCGATATAATTAAAAACAGTGGAGAATATAAGGTGAGAAAAGTTAAAGACTCAAAGCTTATTAAAATGATTTTTAAGACTGAAGGAGTACTTGCATATAAAAATATGAGAAGAAATAGAAAAAAATTCATAGTGACTCTTTTTTCTTTAATGATAAGTATAATAATATTTGTATCTTTTAGTGGATTTACGTTACTTTTGCTAAAAGGTGAAGAAATTAGAAATTCTCAAAAAAACTATGATTTATATTTAACTGCAAAGGGTACAGCTAGACCTGTTGATGATGTTATAAGTACACTACAGGATATTCCTGGAATAAAAAACTTTGAATTAGCAACAGGTCAGTATATATCTATAAAAGTAAGTGAAAATAAAATAAATAAATCCAATGAAGATTTAATTAAGGAGTATTATGAACAGCATAAGAATGGAGATAGTTATGAATACGACTTTATCAATAATGAATTAGAATTTCCAGGAGAGTTTGCAATAAAAAATAAAACAAATAATTTAATAAAAGGTTCTTTTGATAAGGAAAAAGCAATTAAAGAAAATGGTGTGATATTAGTTAGAAAAAGTTACTTTGAATCTAGAGGTAAGAAAGGTATAGTGGAGTTAACTAATTACAAAGTTGGAGATACAGTAAATTGTGAATATCTGGATGATAATGGTTCAAGTAAAAAAATGAAGATTAAAATTCTTGCAATAACCGATGAAGAACGTCTAGGAATGGGCTATCAAAATATGGGCTTGCAATTTATAACTTATGATGAAGTTGCTAAAAATTTAGGTTTAAAATTAAATAGAAGTCTTATATTTATTGATTCAGGAGGAGACGTTCAGACTAAGAAGAAAGTAGAATCTTTAGCCGATAAAAATAATTTTAACTTCCAT of Clostridioides sp. ES-S-0054-01 contains these proteins:
- a CDS encoding DUF1648 domain-containing protein, which produces MSKIECLFTIFPILILMYATFYFMPYFVGKKHIYGVSIDQEHKNYTYFINLDKEFKKFLSLGFIIDFILVFILVFLFDKLELSYFIGIIIFLFYESILYIHVHKKAKKLKSEIYSTLGHIDVDSKLIVDMDFINKKNKLIKKFKILYLIPILFTFGMSIFLTFNYNQLPDLIATHWSINGSPDILMEKSFLNIFKLIGTEFCLMILLYINSPNLKSNSSYSPEEDEKYWIAGTMYNNPNDPSLMVNKRFGLGWTINFGNPLRKILYIAIALFLIFSLYSLIKSLLL
- a CDS encoding GntR family transcriptional regulator yields the protein MVLNLDFNSDKSIYVQIKEEITKAIASGELKINESLPSVRSMAENIGVNLHTVNKSYNELKEEGLLNIDRRKGAIVAQLPMKIDNTARQKNKLELELLVAKSYLSGISKEEFLSLSSNLFDKYEVKYYE
- a CDS encoding response regulator transcription factor, which gives rise to MLKLLIVEDDSTISFGIKYALEQEGFSIDISKDLSSGKEMISSNEYSMILLDVTLPDGTGYELCQYIRGFSQIPIIFLTACDEEVNIVMGLDIGGDDYITKPFRIRELISRIKAVLRRKGNTLEEDKKILKFGDLSIYTLEARVYKNEKEIFLTSVEYKLLLILIQNKNTVLSRTQILEKLWDVTYDFVNDNTLTVYIKRLREKIGDDLYKPIYIETVRGLGYKWIGSENSVSI
- a CDS encoding HAMP domain-containing histidine kinase, which codes for MFLYNPEVKKFLSKYVILMFVVIIISVGFSIVNVSITKDMIVKNNQAIIGTLSSKYPNLESDIVDIITQGNSMENIDYGHKILSKYNYDKSIRINSEPITSKLVLETIKINIILVCIIFILIFVLVVRYFKEMYNDLSDMTKYVYYSSEGKAFDMKNKNQEGQIGLLKTELLKMTTILNEKVELLKSEKIFLNNTISDISHQLKTPMTSLIMLNDLLYNDVPYEVKIDFLNKIKNQLNRMDWLIKSMLKLSKVEAKVINFKKDKIKFSELIHRAMQSMKIPMDIKNQKLTIEGSDNVSYIGDIDWSVEALVNIIKNCIEHTPEFGNIIITYKENPLFSELVIKDDGEGIDKKDIPHVFKRFYRGSSSSKEDSVGIGLAMSKSIVESQNGDIYVNSEKGKGTEFHIIFHKMYDSD
- a CDS encoding ABC transporter ATP-binding protein, which codes for MEILRVENLTKSYGKNETKVDAIKNVSLSIEKGEFISITGPSGSGKSTLLHLLGGVDRPTSGKVYINDVDIYNLKTKDLAIFRRRNIGLIYQFYNLIPVLNVKENILLPAELDNRDIDKEYLNDLMKTLGLNDREKHLPNQLSGGQQQRTSIGRALINRPSIVLADEPTGNLDSKNSKEILELLKLSVKKYNQTLIMITHDKNIALQADRIIGIEDGIIKSDEVM
- a CDS encoding ABC transporter permease, giving the protein MNLYTSLTIRYLKQNKRGTIVTIIGIILSTALICGIGNIFESFMDYQVRETIKNDGSFHVTFHDVNKKDIEYVTKSAEIEKHAFSKQIGYSKLENSENGILSIKQYDKNAMEGYQISVKEGRLPSKVGEIVLSENVINLMDDKLKIGDEIILKVGDMFDSNKKKVDNMVFHEGDYIANEKDRTFKLVGIIKKPGFELYDEITTAITYFNLLDYKGTMNISVTVKNPKDVYKISKKISKNIYPNKDEESISDMVKYNEHLLRLQGASKYANINSSIKSIISVVTILVIICTIATVYNSFSISITERKKQFGILNSIGATSSQIKKLVLIEGIIISLIGIPIGLIPGTIAIDLLFKIINKYFTKSIVTQMSLQIVYNPIIIIASIIIVLFTIFISILLPAIAASNISPLDIIKNSGEYKVRKVKDSKLIKMIFKTEGVLAYKNMRRNRKKFIVTLFSLMISIIIFVSFSGFTLLLLKGEEIRNSQKNYDLYLTAKGTARPVDDVISTLQDIPGIKNFELATGQYISIKVSENKINKSNEDLIKEYYEQHKNGDSYEYDFINNELEFPGEFAIKNKTNNLIKGSFDKEKAIKENGVILVRKSYFESRGKKGIVELTNYKVGDTVNCEYLDDNGSSKKMKIKILAITDEERLGMGYQNMGLQFITYDEVAKNLGLKLNRSLIFIDSGGDVQTKKKVESLADKNNFNFHDESAGGEEEKQNLKVIKIFVYGFIAVISLVSVTNILNTVSTSINLRKRELAIIQSIGVTPKGFRKMIYLESFIYGILSLLFGIPISIGITLIMNKLISGVIEFSPVIPWTAIAICIISIFIITFIAAYIPMSKLNKENIIDNIRRESI